A single genomic interval of Electrophorus electricus isolate fEleEle1 chromosome 2, fEleEle1.pri, whole genome shotgun sequence harbors:
- the fbxo7 gene encoding F-box only protein 7 — translation MKLRVRVNKQTSRVELEGADPTLTELSVWVSEVVLPSTGLSADTEFSLSLNGKEPLVDTGQTLSSCGVVSGDMICVILPQSSHTSPNTQSTQQSHTPSAKHSSSGEAGPSSSSSSSSSKYTGDPEPEDGMATVEDEEGPAAPFIPEPMLCCEAEEGKVPHSLAMLFQAAQCHCASDCLLVAGHLLLLETGFLPQDCDVRAGKMPTGWRAAGGVYRLQYTHPLCENSVALVVAVPMGQTVVLNATLKMSSTVESARKLVLKPAAYVTDEWPGGNGEAVYRDLQKLSRVFKDQLAYPLIATAREALGLPALFGLAALPPELLLRILRLLDVCSLLSLSAVCTHLHSATHDPSLWRHILHRDFRVCIRADTEHKDTDWKELYKKRYRHRKEVSRSRVRCYPYTLGPVYPFSPIPMAPAPLYPPGIIGGEYDERLIPQGILPRPRYDPIGPLPGHEPSVGIPIGRRSLRPGGSRPADIRRGFI, via the exons ATGAAGTTACGGGTGAGGGTCAACAAGCAAACTAGCCGCGTGGAGCTGGAGGGAGCGGATCCAACCCTGACGGAACTTAGCGTCTGGGTGTCGGAGGTTGTGTTGCCATCGACTGGTCTAAG TGCTGACACAGAATTCAGTCTGTCCCTGAATGGGAAGGAGCCCCTGGTGGACACAGGCCAGACCCTTTCCTCGTGTGGGGTGGTGTCTGGGGACATGATCTGCGTGATTCTGCCTCAGAGCTCTCACACCTCTCCCAACACTCAGAGCACCCAGCAGAGTCACACACCATCAGCCAAGCACAGCTCCAGTGGTGAG gcaGGCcctagcagcagcagcagcagcagcagcagcaagtaCACAGGTGATCCTGAACCAGAGGACGGGATGGCGAcagtggaggatgaggaggggcCAGCGGCTCCCTTCATCCCTGAGCCCATGCTGTGCTGTGAGGCAGAGGAAGGGAAGGTTCCTCACTCTCTGGCCATGCTCTTTCAGGCCGCACAGTGCCACTGTGCCTCTGACTGCCTGCTGGTGGCAGGACATTTGCTGCTCCTGGAGACTGGCTTCCTACCACAG GATTGTGATGTCAGGGCTGGAAAGATGCCCACTGGGTGGCGTGCAGCTGGAGGCGTGTACAGACTGCAGTACACCCACCCACTCTGTGAGAACAGCGTGGCATTGGTGGTTGCCGTGCCAATGGGCCAAACGGTCGTCCTTAATG CCACTCTGAAGATGAGCAGCACAGTGGAGAGTGCACGGAAGCTGGTGCTGAAACCGGCTGCCTATGTCACTGACGAGTGGCCAG GTGGGAATGGGGAAGCCGTATACAGAGACTTGCAGAAGCTCTCTCGTGTTTTTAAGGACCAGTTGGCTTATCCACTTATTGCAACAGCTAGAGAAG CGCTGGGACTGCCTGCACTGTTTGGTCTGGCTGCATTGCCTCCTGAGTTGCTGCTGAGAATCTTGCGGCTACTGGATGTGTGTTCACTCCTCTCACTGTCTGCAGtctgcacacacttgcactctgCCACACATGACCCCTCGCTCTGGAGGCACATCCTGCACCGTGATTTCAGAG tgtgtaTTCGAGCCGACACCgagcacaaagacacagactGGAAAGAG CTTTACAAAAAAAGATATAGGCACAGGAAGGAAGTGAGCAGATCCAGGGTCCGATGTTACCCCTACACCTTGGGCCCAGTTTACCCTTTCAGTCCCATCCCCATGGCCCCTGCTCCCCTATACCCCCCTGGCATCATCGGTGGCGAGTACGATGAGAGACTTATCCCACAAGGCATTCTGCCCCGCCCACGCTATGACCCAATTGGCCCACTACCAGGTCATGAGCCAAGTGTTGGGATCCCCATTGGACGGCGTTCACTGAGGCCAGGTGGGAGCAGACCAGCAGACATCAGGAGAGGTTTCATCTGA
- the LOC113573661 gene encoding proline and serine-rich protein 2, producing the protein MDLHTHSNARLHYGLNGSMTPHSKEDGLQFLSLEEKECIIFFEETIDSLQEGLEEDCTSGRATAKENLRTSASSAPHRAPNTAISPSLMEHDIIDLVHSPHHLNMPVTDFQSQAHFEQKPVRDTVDYPSSAISASSTAPVASDENNHQPPPGSIPTPVLIASRLAEHKGAGSPSTHPNILIQRTRSLEAQHSSSPKCAPPTHAKPARLPDNISMRSSCNPSPQSIAAAAVSLQERRSQMLANLPSNAHPLEGGEPTCIRNMPTRSVSFTDPMLNTSRIEALSKLGLAGVAPAATGLAVGSSGSSFSSGINKFGRCTDTAKSSTHTSITHNSHSPDTSVSLKNSSVTSTHSGPSSSREQKPKSDIGASNFNIYGGKSAIITAADPPAKGNHDTKSSAPVPPVSAEVTHRDFNSYGGKTIMLNPKSESISSYSAVSSPLAKQVSAEILLNNYGGRSKVITPSIAHTDHSLTSTIMARPNCGNLDSLTGSRSSIFSPIKDEGQSLMNSHEAKPSHPDQVSQPIVRAKPATVPSSPAPRPPRLTPSPSIQKPPMPPEVLSMVGPKPCLRAQGVTVQFSGKGTTEEDRRDALRKLGLLSKTS; encoded by the exons ATGGATTTGCACACTCACAGCAATGCACGCCTTCACTATGGACTCAATGGCTCAATGACTCCCCACTCT AAGGAAGATGGCCTGCAGTTTCTCAGTCTGGAGGAGAAGGAGTGCATTATTTTCTTCGAGGAGACTATTGACTCGCTGCAGGAGGGTTTAGAGGAGGACTGTACATCAGGGAGAGCCACAGCCAAGGAGAACCTGCGGACTTCAGCTAGTTCAGCCCCACACCGGGCACCCAACACTGCTATTTCCCCCAGCCTAATGGAGCATGACATCATCGACCTGGTCCACTCCCCACATCACTTGAACATGCCAG TGACAGATTTTCAGAGTCAGGCCCATTTTGAGCAGAAGCCAGTGAGGGATACCGTGGACTACCCAAGCTCTGCCATCTCTGCCTCCTCCACAGCCCCTGTTGCGTCTGATGAGAACAACCACCAGCCTCCGCCAGGCTCCATCCCCACCCCTGTGCTCATCGCCAGCAGGCTCGCTGAGCACAAGGGTGCTGGCAGTCCATCCACACATCCCAACATACTAATCCAGCGCACACGTAGCCTGGAGGCCCAGCACAGCTCATCCCCCAAATGTGCCCCACCAACACATGCTAAGCCAGCCCGCCTGCCTGACAACATCAGCATGCGCAGCAGTTGCAACCCCAGCCCACAGTCCATTGCTGCAGCAGCTGTCAGTTTGCAGGAACGACGTTCACAGATGCTGGCCAATCTCCCCTCCAATGCCCACCCTCTGGAGGGGGGGGAGCCGACTTGCATTCGCAACATGCCCACTCGGAGTGTGTCATTCACAGATCCGATGCTGAACACATCCAGGATAGAGGCACTGTCAAAGCTGGGCCTGGCGGGCGTGGCACCAGCTGCCACAGGACTGGCAGTGGGCAGCAGTGGCAGTAGCTTCTCTAGTGGCATTAACAAATTTGGTCGCTGTACTGATACAGCTAAGAGTAGTACTCATACCTCCATTACACATAATAGTCACAGTCCTGACACCAGTGTCAGTCTGAAGAACAGCAGCGTAACTTCCACTCACTCAGGCCCAAGCAGCAGCCGTGAGCAAAAACCTAAGAGTGATATTGGTGCTAGCAACTTTAACATCTATGGGGGAAAATCAGCGATAATCACAGCAGCTGACCCCCCTGCCAAAGGCAATCATGACACAAAGTCTAGTGCTCCAGTGCCGCCAGTGAGTGCGGAGGTGACACACCGTGACTTTAATAGCTACGGTGGCAAGACCATCATGCTAAATCCCAAGTCTGAGTCTATCTCTTCCTACAGCGCTGTAAGCAGTCCCCTAGCCAAGCAGGTGTCTGCAGAGATCCTGCTCAACAACTATGGTGGCAGATCCAAAGTCATAACCCCTTCCATTGCTCACACTGACCACTCACTGACCAGCACCATCATGGCTAGGCCCAACTGTGGGAACCTCGACAGCCTGACTGGCAGTAGATCCAGCATCTTCTCACCCATTAAAGATGAAGGGCAGTCACTCATGAACAGCCACGAGGCCAAACCCTCGCACCCTGACCAAGTTTCTCAGCCCATAGTCAGGGCCAAGCCTGCTACGGTGCCTTCCTCTCCAGCCCCTAGACCTCCAAGACTCACTCCATCCCCAAGTATTCAAAAGCCACCCATGCCTCCAGAGGTCCTCAGCATGGTTGGCCCCAAACCCTGTTTACGTGCACAGGGTGTCACGGTGCAGTTCTCTGGAAAAGGAACAACAGAAGAAGACAGACGAGATGCTTTGCGTAAACTGGGACTGCTTAGTAAAACGTCTTAA
- the echdc3 gene encoding enoyl-CoA hydratase domain-containing protein 3, mitochondrial isoform X1 → MSEMVFRRLASLACIRRHFLRSSQRTLSTETSPPLTIREQEDGIRRIILNNPKKRNALSLAMMTSLREDILTDIDDEDLRVIIISARGPVFSSGHDLKELTSAQGRDYHTSVFSVCSEVMTLIQDIPVPVIAMVNGIATAAGCQLVASCDIAVATDKSTFATPGVNVGLFCSTPGVALGRAVPRKVAMEMLFTGRPITAQEALLHGLVSKVVSEERLEEEALGIARRVCESSRPVLALGKAAFQRQMAQGRDAAYATAVAVMVDNLALRDGQEGIRAFLEKRRPMWTNSTEKAYK, encoded by the exons ATGTCTGAAATGGTGTTTCGAAGGTTAGCCAGCCTCGCCTGTATAAGAAGGCATTTTTTGAGGTCTTCCCAACGGACACTCAGCACTGAAACGAGTCCCCCTCTGACCATACGCGAGCAAGAGGATGGAATCAG GAGGATCATTTTGAATAATCCAAAGAAGAGGAATGCCTTATCCCTTGCCATGATGACCTCTCTGCGGGAAGACATCCTGACTGATATTGATGATGAGGACCTCAGAGTCATTATAATATCAG CACGGGGTCCTGTGTTCTCCTCAGGTCATGACCTTAAGGAGTTGACCTCAGCACAAGGCAGGGACTATCACActagtgtgttcagtgtgtgttcagag GTGATGACCCTGATTCAGGATATACCAGTACCTGTGATCGCCATGGTGAATGGCATTGCTACAGCAGCAGGCTGCCAGTTAGTTGCCAGTTGTGACATTGCTGTGGCAACAGACAAGTCAACTTTTGCAACCCCTGGTGTGAACGTTGGCCTGTTCTGCTCCACTCCAGGAGTGGCACTCGGGAGGGCTGTGCCCAGAAAG GTTGCAATGGAGATGTTGTTCACGGGCCGCCCGATCACAGCGCAGGAAGCTCTGCTCCACGGGCTGGTGAGTAAGGTCGTGAGCGAGGAGCGTCTGGAGGAGGAGGCACTGGGTATCGCGCGGCGGGTGTGTGAGTCCAGCCGCCCAGTGCTGGCTCTGGGGAAAGCAGCATTCCAAAGGCAGATGGCGCAAGGCCGCGATGCTGCGTATGCCACTGCTGTGGCTGTCATGGTGGACAACCTGGCACTGCGTGACGGACAGGAGGGCATCAGAGCCTTCCTAGAGAAACGCAGGCCTATGTGGACTAACAGCACCGAGAAAGCCTACAAATGA
- the echdc3 gene encoding enoyl-CoA hydratase domain-containing protein 3, mitochondrial isoform X2 encodes MESGSKSPRSITRTCSNFRRIILNNPKKRNALSLAMMTSLREDILTDIDDEDLRVIIISARGPVFSSGHDLKELTSAQGRDYHTSVFSVCSEVMTLIQDIPVPVIAMVNGIATAAGCQLVASCDIAVATDKSTFATPGVNVGLFCSTPGVALGRAVPRKVAMEMLFTGRPITAQEALLHGLVSKVVSEERLEEEALGIARRVCESSRPVLALGKAAFQRQMAQGRDAAYATAVAVMVDNLALRDGQEGIRAFLEKRRPMWTNSTEKAYK; translated from the exons ATGGAATCAGGTTCGAAGAGCCCTCGCTCG ATTACAAGGACTTGCTCTAATTTTAGGAGGATCATTTTGAATAATCCAAAGAAGAGGAATGCCTTATCCCTTGCCATGATGACCTCTCTGCGGGAAGACATCCTGACTGATATTGATGATGAGGACCTCAGAGTCATTATAATATCAG CACGGGGTCCTGTGTTCTCCTCAGGTCATGACCTTAAGGAGTTGACCTCAGCACAAGGCAGGGACTATCACActagtgtgttcagtgtgtgttcagag GTGATGACCCTGATTCAGGATATACCAGTACCTGTGATCGCCATGGTGAATGGCATTGCTACAGCAGCAGGCTGCCAGTTAGTTGCCAGTTGTGACATTGCTGTGGCAACAGACAAGTCAACTTTTGCAACCCCTGGTGTGAACGTTGGCCTGTTCTGCTCCACTCCAGGAGTGGCACTCGGGAGGGCTGTGCCCAGAAAG GTTGCAATGGAGATGTTGTTCACGGGCCGCCCGATCACAGCGCAGGAAGCTCTGCTCCACGGGCTGGTGAGTAAGGTCGTGAGCGAGGAGCGTCTGGAGGAGGAGGCACTGGGTATCGCGCGGCGGGTGTGTGAGTCCAGCCGCCCAGTGCTGGCTCTGGGGAAAGCAGCATTCCAAAGGCAGATGGCGCAAGGCCGCGATGCTGCGTATGCCACTGCTGTGGCTGTCATGGTGGACAACCTGGCACTGCGTGACGGACAGGAGGGCATCAGAGCCTTCCTAGAGAAACGCAGGCCTATGTGGACTAACAGCACCGAGAAAGCCTACAAATGA